TAAATCTTTAAGATGTTCTTCTAAATCCTTTAATGTTTCTCCTTGTGTCCAATGATCTGGATATTCATTTAAGTAACCTAAATATTTCCCATCATTTTCTTTCCAGAATGTATATTCTATTTTCATAGACTTTACTACAATTAATTTTTATTAATGATTATTATATCTCAAAATCCAATTAATTTAAGGGTGGAGGGCGCTGGTTGGGGTGGAGGGCGCTTCGTTTAACCCAACTTACTTTTGATTATTAAACTTGTGAGAAAATCTGCGATTGAGATTGCAAATTGGCAATTTTTTTAGAAGCGTTCAAAATCTCAATACCGATGACATTACCTTCTTTGTCATAATCTAAGATTACTCCTTCACTGACAGTGTCACTTTCCTCAATTATGGTATCTCCCCAATTAATTCTTAACACATCAACATCATGATCATATTTAGCTTTCATTTCTG
The sequence above is drawn from the Cyanobacterium sp. T60_A2020_053 genome and encodes:
- a CDS encoding DUF2283 domain-containing protein — encoded protein: MKAKYDHDVDVLRINWGDTIIEESDTVSEGVILDYDKEGNVIGIEILNASKKIANLQSQSQIFSQV
- a CDS encoding type II toxin-antitoxin system HicB family antitoxin, translating into MKIEYTFWKENDGKYLGYLNEYPDHWTQGETLKDLEEHLKDLYKNFSENFIPGIKKVALLEI